Sequence from the Rhinatrema bivittatum chromosome 6, aRhiBiv1.1, whole genome shotgun sequence genome:
cttcagctgaccaccgAACCTTTTCTGGTGCTTTCTTCAACAACAACCTTGTGAGAGGCTCTGCCTTCTCTGAGTAATTGGGGATAAACCTTCTGTAGTATCCCTATGGCCTAGGAATGCCCTCACTTTTGCTTTTGCATGCGAAACTGGAACCTGGGTGATCACCTCAATCTTCTGGGTCTGTGGCTGTACTTTGCCCTTTCCAGAGTGTAGCTAAGATAGTGGACTCCTTGCACTCCCAACAAGCACTTCTTAGGGTTAGCAATtagtcctgctttcctcagatGGGTTAGTATGGCCTGGATTTGGCTTAGATGTGTCTTCCAATCTGGGCTGTGCACCATGATGTAATCTAAGTAGGTGACTGCATAGCCTTGATGTGGGCAAAGCAGGAGGTCAACCAAGCTTTGAAACATTGGGAGTATGGTAAACTGAAAAAGTCCCCCTGGCGTTGAGAACCCAGTCCTCTCCTTCACCGCTGGCATGAGAGATACTTACCAATAGCCTTTTGTAAGGTCCAGGTTAAAGAGGAACTGGGCTGATCCCAgacactcaatcagttcatcacTTATGGCAATGGGCATGCATTGAGTTTTTAGACCTcgttgacctttttaaagtcaatgcagaaccttatgctcCCATCTGACTTTGGCACCAAGACTATGGGTAAGAGCCATTACTGTTCGATTCCTCTATAACTCCAAgctggagcatctccttcacttcgGTCTCCATGATGCGGCACCTGGCCTTGGGAATCCAATAGGGTCGTTACTACACAACAACACCAGGAGAACCTGGCAGGTCCTGGCAGGTTTGAGAAGATTTCCTTATTTTGCTCTGCCAGCTGCTTTAAGTCAACTGTCTGTGCAATGGACTGCTGCTCTCCAAACAGAATATGGGCTTGGTCCACTTCAGGTTCGACCTCTAGACCAAACTCTCCTTCTTGCACCATTCTGCATTCctgtgcacccactacttcaggtTTATGTGATAggtttgaattttattttgtttatctgGCTGGACTATTTTATAATCCACaggccctgttttctccaaaactttatttatttatttgggcattttatatactgttattccaaaagaagatcacaacggttttaCAAAAGGCATCATTCATAGTCTAGGTCAACATTCATAGTCTAGGTCTATACATCAACAAATACATGTTCATGGTCAACACTACATCAGATACAAGTTAATAAGGGTTAGGACAATAATTTGTTATACATGTGTTCTACTTCAGTAACATTCACGTATTTACTAATAAGTCATCATAATACACTTTACCTCTCATTACTCTTTGCTCATTTTATTAACAATATCTATGGAGGTTTTTTTAATAGTGAAGTTATCTGCATATTGATCATCTAAactaaatcatatgcatttttgaagagccatgtctttagttcatGTTTGAAACTCTGTATTTCTGTTATCAGATGTAATGCctctggtagagagttccataacttagaacccactatggaaaacattcggtctcttatttgtgttagatgtgtacTCCGCGTTGTAGGCACAtttagtagtcctttattttgtgatctaaGTGTTCATTGcggtgtgtatggttgaagtTTCACTCCTATTAAGCAGGGGTTTATGtcgatgatattaaaaattattgttaatactttataatgaattcagGCTTGTACTGAGTCCTTGCCAACGGCCTAACAACTTGCTTTCTGAAGATGGGAGGAGGATAAAAACATGGTCCCCCGGCTGGAATACTGTTAGACCATGGAGAAATATTAACCTCTGGCTTGGGTTACCTGAGCCTTTTCTCGGCATAGGTGGGCCACCTCCCCAGCCTTTTTAGGTGATCCTGCACTTGGAGAACTTAGTCAATGAGATTCTGCCTGGGGTTTCCTTTGTTTTCCCAAGTCTCGCgagctatgtccaagattcctctcagcctcctcccatacagtaactcaAGAGGGAAATACCCCATTGAGTTCTGTGGCACTTCACGGATTGTGAACAGCACATAGAGTAGCAATGTGTCCCAGTTCTTGCTGTTTTCATCCACAAACTTCCTCAACATTTGTTTCAGCATCTGATTGAAGTGCTCAACAAGGCCATCTGTATCTGGGTGATACATCAAGGTATGCagagtttttaccttgagcaaggCGCAGAGTTGCTTCATTCCCTTGGACATGAATGGGGTTTCCTGATCTTTCAGGACCTCCTTGGGTAGTCCAAGTCTTGAAAAAAACCTCCATTAGGGCAGTTGCCACCACTGGGGTCTTCATATTCTGTAACGGTACTGCCTTCGGATACCTTGTGGCATAGTCCAGAATGACAAGGATGTACTTATTTCTTTGAGTACATCTCTCTAGTGGTCCCACAAGGTCCATGCCCACCCTTTCAAAAAGTGTTTCAATTATGGGCATGGGGATGAGAGGTGCTGCCCATATGCCGGcaggctttgtgagttggcaggCAGGGCAGGACCTGCAGtacaactggacctgtttatgtaggccctgccaatagaactgtgccaatattttctctgGGGTCTTTTCCTCCCCATGTGACCTCCTAGAAGGTGGTCACAAGGGGAGGAACTATGATAGTTGTTCTATCAATTCTCTCTCCACACTTCCCTTTGTGACTTGGTAAAGTAGGTCCCCTTTCATCACAAAATAAGGAGGAGTAGGGTCTGTAACCTGCACCCCAGGGACTAGCTTTCCATCTACCATCTGTATATGCTCCTGGGCCCATTTAAAGGACTCATCCTCCCTCTGGGCCTGCCTGAAGCTCTCTGGGtctctccccttttcccactCAAAGGGGCCAGGTTAAGACATTCTGGGTGGGTTGCTGTTCTTCCCCTGACTCCGCtgcctctaaattagcagcataacTGTATTTGTTCTGTTGGTATTGCCTCCAGAACTTAGGAGTCTTAGAGTCTTTATGATACAGATCTGATACTCTAAACAAAAGAATTCTGGAAACTCCAGTTTTTCATTGTTGTGTTTGGACAGCCCAATGTGAGCTGGTTCCAGAAGCTCTTGCAGTTCGGACAGTCATGTCCTAACACCACGGGGTAGGGTAACCAAGGAAGAATCCCCACCTCACTTTGGTCTTGGCTGACCTGGGTCATTAATTATACCCGGTTTGTTGGCTACTGCCGTTGATCCCTGTGGTTGCAGGCCAGGGTCACTACTCTGTCATAATCAATCTGTACTCGCATCACTAACTTTCTTCGTATGAGAGTTTTCGcactcccagagtccactaatgctGGGATCCAGCTCAACCACAATTACAAAAGTAGAGACTCCCTGGCTGGGGATatccacaaaattacaaaagTGTGGGTTCACATTAGCTCATCTTCCCTGTGGGGACAGTCTCTGGAAAAATGGCCTCTTTTTCCACAGCTGAAACATGGCAGTCCAGCTGAGGTTTGCAGGTGAGGTGAAAGGTCCTGCTGGATCTGCGTTACGGATTGTTGAGACTTCTCTTAGGACTCTGTCTTCTACCCATGGTGGCTCAGTCATGGTCTAGACCTGATAAAGGCCTCTGCTATTTCCAGCGCCTTTTCAAATGTAAGGTTTAGGTGTCAGCAGACCCACTGCTGTCTAGGAATTGTTCCTGCAGAACTGTTTTGGCTACCTCCACCCCGGTCTTCTCATCTGGGTGCAGCCAGATCCAAGTGACATCTTTAAGGCTGTGGAAAAGATTCCTTGGGTTTTCTCCAGCCTGCAGAACTCACTGCTGAAATGACTATAAATAGGTTTCTGGGGTAAGTCCTGTTCGCTCTAGAATGGCGGCCTTGACTTCCTGGTATGTGGCCTTCCGCACTGGAGGTTTGGAAGCCATCTTAACTACTCCCAGCGAGAAGATTCCCCAGATAGGTAGCCCGCCTGTCCTCTGGCCAGCCTGCCAGTCGAGCTGTGGCGGCATATTCTTTCAAAAATCTTTCTTGACATTagtcacacatgtaaaaacattgAGTTTTATTCTTTTGGCTTAGTTAACAATAGCCATTCTCTATTACAAAACAAGGCTCTTTTATATGCTTGTTTGATACATTTGAATGAATAACCATGAGCTAGAAGTCTCTCACTCAATATACATGACTCCTTCTTAAAGTCTTGAATATTAGAATAATTCCTCCCGTATCTTAAAAATTGAAATACTGTTAGATTTCTTTTTAAAGGTGTAGGATGGGTACTTGAAAAGTGTAAAATGTGTTCCTGTCTGTTTCCATACGGAACAGAGCAGTTTCCAAAAACCCTTCTTATTTCTTTAATACCTGtaaatccaaaaaagaaatagcaaaaaaaaaaaaagaattttatgtAAACTGTATTTTCTCATTATAACTGTTCAGTCATTCAAAAAGCTTAAGAGCTGCTGCTCACTACCTAACCATAACATAAACTCATCTGTAATGAATTTCCAGAAATATGTGttaaaaaaggtgagcaatagatcCATTAAGTTTCAGATTTAGATATCAATTGGCAAGCAAGGGACCCATAGCTGCTCCCATCGCAGTTCTAGATATTTGTTGGTAAAAGGATTCTTAAACAAAATATAGAGGTTGATTATTCAGCTttggagtggctagttaagttagccagatatagctatctggctaaattaacaGGGATATTCAATGGTTCGGCTGTGTCACTGAATATCCCCCACTATCTTaaaattagttggataagtatAAGAACTAAGTACTCAGTCTCCAACCATGTGCCAGCGGCAACTGTAGGAACAGACCTAGCGGGATTGCCCAAACACATCCAGTGGAAGAAAAATGCATAGCACCTGCGCTCGGAGGAGCAGAGTTGGTGGATAGTGCTAGGGCCCCACCAGCTGAAGAATTAGTGGTGctactggtggagagagagaaagtgttcTCCTACTCTCCTCGCTAACTCATGTCAGTCTGAATGGGCAGAGAGGGGAAAGAAAGttttcaccctctccccccaccaattTGACCTCtttccacttcccccccccccccccccctttccaattAATCAGTCAACTACACCTGTGCTCTGTGGGCTGGACTAGTGGCTCAGTGGCAAGTTTGTACACTGCCAAGCAGAAGGCCTAGATTCAATTCTCAGGCCAGGCTTCAGTCACTGAACTGGCTGGTGATGCTGCAAAGGCAGCAGCCAAAGCCGCTGGGTGGATGAGGATGCTACCTTAGCAATAGCCCTTGGTCAAAGGCCACAAATCGTGGCTCTCTCCAGAGCCCAACTAACTTgcaccctaaatctggccactagatgtcgctGTTGAGCAATGGCTGAGAAGTTTGTCTTTGTTTTAACTACTATTTttttaagggtagattttgtaaggtgcgcatgtgcatccatgtgtgcccGCTTCtgggcgcacacacatggacgcagcgATTTTATAATGGGGGCActggcgcatgttataaaatcggcaggctgcacgcacatgtgcgcgtggcgcgtgcaaggggggaaCAATTGTGCAAATTTGTGCGGTGACGCGTcgcgggcttccccagttccctcccagtccgctccaattaaggagcggactgggagggaacttccctaccttacccttctttccccttcccttcccctctcctccccaacccctaaatctaatttttttgggggggtttaccTTTTTTTTGCGCCAGCAACCAGGACAGCGAGGAATAGTGCTGTCCCGGTCCACCCCgctccgcctccccccccccccccccccccccggaacgtTCCCTTTTGAGGCACTTATACGTGTTCTGGGgttttacacgcgtggccaggccagtttgaaaattggcccggtgcgcgtaaaccccaggatttacgctcgccggtgttttaaaatccggcctttatgtTTTACTGGAAACTGCCCAGAACAGTGGATGTCATGgcctaaaaatatattaaataaataaacagcccAATACAAGCCAAGCCAGTTTAAATTGAGCTGAAAGagcaagagataaaaaaaaaaaaaaaaaaagacttgcaaTTTTGCTTAGGTTTCCACGTTTTATATTATAAATACAGTATTTCTGTTGTTCTAAGCAGAAATTTCAgagtttacaaaacaaaacaaaagtgccaacaaattcaaattaaattATTACATAATTCCTCTCCCAGGAAATCCAGCACATAATATATTCAGTTTTGATATCATCTGCTTAAACTGCATGTCCTGATAGTTACCAGAATCCTGCCACAATTTGCATCTgttcaaaacaaattttaaaaaacctcTCTCACCCTGATGCATAGACACTTACTTTCCCTGATCTAACAACTAGCTGCTTTCCCTAGAGTCACACAGCCTGTGCAGGGATCCATATTTTCCTGAGAGATCAGTACTGAACATCTAGCAATACTGTGAAAGAGGcatcatgctttctctctctgacaTAGTCATTCAGATTATCCTGTTATGTGAGGCTCTCCTTGGAATCCTAACTAACTCATTAACTGTGGCTATCAATATACAAGACTGGATTAAGGACAGGAGCCTTAATGCCTGTGATAAAATCTTGCTTACTATTGGGCTGTTCAACATTGCCTTTCAATGCACCATGGTCAGCAATGACATGTGCATGCTGTTCTGGATGCAGTTCTTCTTACTGGATCATGTCTATCTGACATTTATTGTCCTAATGATGTTCATGATATACAACAGCTTCTGGCTTGCTGCATCTCTCTGCATCTTCTACTGTGTGAAGATCATCACCTTCCACAATCCCGTTTTAGCTTGGCTCAAGCTAAGGATCTCCAAGATAGTGCCTTGGTTGCTTGTGGGATCGGTCATTGGCACATTTCTGCTCAGTGTCCCTGCAGTATGGGATACATACAAGGATTATACCCTGAATATATCAGCTAATGCCATAGACAACAGTACATCCAAATCTTACAAATTAAGACAGAGCTTTTCTTACAATCTCTccagcctttttctgggctgttGTGTGCCCTTCTTCCTTGTGCTTCTCTCTATTATCTTCATCCTCATGTCCCTCTGCAGACACGCCCGCCGCATGGAAAATAACGCAGGTGGATTCAACAAACCCCGTTTAGAGGCTCACATAGGTGCTGCCAAGACTGTGATTTATCTGCTTTTGCACTACAGTATATTTTGCTTGGCAGAAATAATGTTGCTGTTTGATATTTTCCAACGTGCAAGCCTGTGGTCTGTATTCTGCCTGGTTTTGGTTTATGCCTTTGCCCCCATACAATCTGTCATCCTGATCTTGGGGAACTCCAGTCTCAAGCAGGCAGTCAGAAGAATCCTCTGTCCTGTGAAACAATAAGAAAGTTAAGGGAGCTTCCTGAAGACCCAGCTACCGACTCCAAAGAACACAATTCCACCGTAACTCATTCTTCTATTTAATCTCCATCCTGTCCATCGTGCAGAAATACCAAAACTAACGCAGACAGCTGTCCTGTGACAATGCTTCCTACAGTACCAGTCTACTGACTCTAATGACAAAGTTCCTAGCTAACACAGTTTCTTGCCTAACTTCTGTTCTGTCCATCATCCTTATCGGGGACAAATTCAAGCAAACACAGAAGCATTTGCTCTCCTGTAAGGCACTGATCCAGTGAAGGCGCTTCCTGTGAACCATCCTCTGTCCCTTCAGCATCTTTGCTTCCTTACGCCATATGTTGCTCTAAGTGACACAGGTGTCACGTCCCATACAAGAGAagatttaaatcaaatttaaGTTTTGGTCAAAAGTCAAGttaaaaaaaaggtgcaaaaagcctgcaagtcaTTTGTACAGCACAGTTTTGAAATAATGCATCTTTAGTCTAAGGATTGAGCTTACTGCAACttcaggaagggaaaaaaaatgcacattaaaatTACACAAGCAATATCTGTGCAAAGTGCTGTAGGACTTTTTCAGAGTCTTAAATTTAacagtttggggaaaaaaaaagtcccagcTTTTTGCTTCCATATTTCTTTCTATGGATTTTTCTTTCCTGAGCTTGCAGGAAATATAATCCTTGAAAAGAAACAAGATTTATTAATACATATTTCTTATTGGGATGTGataatttttcttttcctggaaTAGTTagatttgttattattattaattgtTTTACATGTATTAGCTTTTTTCAGTAGGTTTTGAGGTAAAGCTGGGGTCGAAAACTATCATGAATAAGACAAAGATAGTGGTAATGATCAGCTTGAGAGGCTTGGGCATCATGGGAATTTGCTGGCATTTATATCCATATTTTTTAATGAATTAATTTTGGGCTCAGTAAGTTTTGTAGATGACTATTAGGAAGGctaatgattgttttatttttgttttctcagGATGTTTGTGTTCTCGGGATTATGTATGTTGTACTGTAAACCACCAAGAAATGTTATCGGCggtctagaaatgttttaaatacataaataaaatgtgctaTTGATAAACCATACAAGCAAAACAATTTGCAGGCTATTGGGCACATTTTTACTCTAGTTTTGCCTCAAATACATCTGCAGGGAATCTGCCTCAAACAAATTTATGGGAAACTACTGATTGACaactatttttattgtaaaccgcaaAGAATTTCTCACTCACAATGAAGCTGACTGATTGGTTACAAATCAGGTGCTAATGGCCTTGCATACCCCACCACTGTTGTAAGCAAATACCAATCAAAAGGAGATgctaaaaaatgaaaaccaaatgttttgtctttagcaggacccacaatgcctttggagatcagattacagagagaccccaaaacattcaagagaagtctaaagacatggctttttaaacaagccttttataaagagaccggagaaaaGAAAATAccctggaataaacagaagagcactattctcataaatgtgcattacaatattttaacaaattgagtacagAATGAATGTAATaagataacacagtaaatgtgatttttttttacctgtaaaagtatcttctaggtacacctggccagaacctacatctctaaacatttgtatgtatttttatgatttaatgtaaacaaaccttaatggcacctgttagaatgtactatataGTATGCTTCCTCCAAatttacttatgtgcctacatgtaaactgttgcgatggtatataacttagcgaaggtatagaaaagactttaaataaaataaataaaatgtgttatgGGGCAAAATCAAAGTAGTAAACATATTAGACATATACAGTAATGCCACAATTTTAAGAGAACATTACAAATACGAAAATGTGTGGCTTCTGTGACAATAAACATATATAGAAAGTCTGAGTGTTCTAGAAAACAAACTGACATGTTTTGTCCTCTGAAATTCTGCTTCAGGAAGAGGATATAATTCTgaatataaagtataaatatatataaaacaaaatttataCTTGGGGTTAATAGCACGCACAGTCTCTCATTGGAAATGAAGCTAATTATGTAAAAAAGGTTGACAACATAACCACAATTCAAACAAAATGATAGTCAGAGAatatatattaatttaaaatatacaacCATGGAAAGTTCTTAGAAACAGGAGACTTAAAGTGATCACCTGTTgtgatttaaatatttaacaatgATATACCGTAAATAGTGAAAAATGCTAGTAGTCTGTGagtaatatttcagtgttttcttgaattcttacgGCCGAATTTTTAAAACCTGGCAGGCGccaatactgggagatacgcgtggGGCTGGGCCGAGCGTGATTTCAGAGCGGCACGGCCACGTGCATGTCGCCTGGTATGCGAGGAAGAGccgggtttctgaaaaggggcggggaCCAGCCTGGCCAGCTTGCGGAACTTAACGTCTGCTTGTGAGAGCAGGTAagtctgaaatttaaaaaaaataggttagtttggggggtgggggttaggggtcggggtggagaggggaaaaaggaggaaggatagttagggggttagggaagttccctcctagtcagcttctttattggagcggactgcgagggaactggggaaggcctgatcgCATTGCCGAACACTTctaattaaaatcccccccttgtGCGCAGGTAGCattgacgtgcgcatgttataaagtcggcttgtccatgtgcgcatgccaggaGCCGCACGCACATGGAAGCCCGTGTGCAGGTATTAAAATTTCTCTTTTAATGCAGAAAAACATATACaacatgggccggattttcaaaaggttacgcacataaccggtcttacgcatgccgggcctattttgaaaaggcccggtgacgcacataaagtcccgggacgcgtgtaagtcccggggctttactaaaaggacggtccgggggcggggccagaggcctccgacacagcggacATTGCCATTGTGTTGAAGGATGGCGTGCTGGCAcactgccggcgtgcgcaacttgcgccgggcgcaaaaggtaaaataaaagtttttttgggggggttagagtagggctagggggagggggtggaaaggtcaggttagggggaagggaagttcccttccaggccgcttccgatttcggagcagcctgggagggaacgggggaaggcagcgcagcttggcatgtgcaaggtgcacaattgtgcatccccttgcatgtgccgcccctgattttataacttgcgcgtgcctacgtgcacaagttataaaatcgggtgtacgtgtgtgtgcaccaggtagcgcgctcacatgtacgcccacacgcacctttttaaaatctacccctacatgtAACATCTCTTTTCTCATCACCAGATAATTATTTTTAACTGATTATTGAAGTGAAAAACCAAAGAGACAAAATGCTCACAGAAAACTGAAGAATAACTGAAgctgaattaaataaatatttatgataAATCTATTGTAACcacaaaaaagtataaaaatatatgaaaaactgTGAAaatgatgtgagagagagagagagcctccgtATTAAAAGTTTATTATTTATATCACTGTTACGGGGGGACCTTTAAAGTCAGGGTGAGGTGTCAGGGAGGTGAAAGCACCAGGGCCGTTTAAGATACACCATCACattacgaacagcacagtagacacctGTGAAGATTGGGAATCATTCACAGTGCTGAGAGTTGAAAGAAAAGTACATTTGTACACTGTACACTCTGCCTAGCCTGATAGACACTCTACATAACTTCAATCAGGCTAGGTAGAAAGTCAGAATGAATATCCagtaacattttgttttctttctttgtgaTAGTGACATTCAGGTTTAAGTATATCAGTGCACCCTGTAATCTTATTGTCTCACAGATCTTTACTTTTTGTGATTTTCAGAATCTTATCCTCTTCCTGTACATACTTTGAAGCTGAACTCTGGGACCCAAAACATATCAATTTACTTCACAGAAGAAAGATCAGGCTTGATTTTTTAATATGCTTATTGTCATAGAAGATGTGTTTAGTTATTTGCAGTAGTATATTTAAATTGATAAGTTTGCTACTTTGTTTTCCCCATTACTCATctgcaaaatattaaattataatTTGTAGCTCATCTTTACTTTTCATCTAGTTTTAGCTTCTCTATAATTCTTTATATTTAATTTGTTGTACAACACTAAATTATTGGTTTGAGTATTGATTCTTTTTTCATAATAAACATATCATCATGACAACCCATTTCGTTAGCATTGTTCTTTGTGTAAAACCAActtaaaatattttgattttattattctGTCTTTCTTTGGCTCAAttcaaacatcccccccccctcattttttAAGCTTCTCTACCACCCTAAAATTTGGGTCATGTTATAGGTCCTGTTTGGGTTAATCTGGGTCTGATATAGTAAAGGGTTTTTTTGCCAttttgtatgtatgagaaaaatgCTCAGTACATCTGGTCCTTTATGAGTGGTGCTGCTGCTTTTTAACCCCTCTTCTGAAAGAATTATTTTCAGTACAGCTGGACAAGTACATTATTTAAGTCTAGTTGACTCCATCTGTGAACTTCATGATGTTAAACTATCATTGGTATATCTTGTTGTTCACAGATGGTAGAAAACCCAAACAGACATAAAATACATAAGTGAAACCCCTGGGCTGCAGTCCTCTTCAGGAGTTCAAGGACACACGAATTGCTCTAGCCGAATAAGCTACTTTTCTTCCCACACAGTCCATTACCCCCATAATCTCTAGGATTCCCGATAGGGGGTTGAGGAGAATACTGCCCTAGGCCCCGAGCGTTGATCTTGTACAGTCTCTATGGCAAATAGCAATAATCACACCGGACTCTGAAGaaggtttcaaaatgaaaaatgttactGATTTACAAGCCCTTTTCTTCATACAGTCCATGACTCTGCAGTCTCTTACTTAAGGTACATTCCAAACCAGATTCCCTCCCCAATGAGGGGCAGTTTTTGAAGGTTCCCCCTTGGATTGGCTACTCTGGTGGCTTGGTAGATCAAATTCAATTCCCCATTTAAAATACCTCTGAT
This genomic interval carries:
- the LOC115093274 gene encoding taste receptor type 2 member 40-like, with the translated sequence MLSLSDIVIQIILLCEALLGILTNSLTVAINIQDWIKDRSLNACDKILLTIGLFNIAFQCTMVSNDMCMLFWMQFFLLDHVYLTFIVLMMFMIYNSFWLAASLCIFYCVKIITFHNPVLAWLKLRISKIVPWLLVGSVIGTFLLSVPAVWDTYKDYTLNISANAIDNSTSKSYKLRQSFSYNLSSLFLGCCVPFFLVLLSIIFILMSLCRHARRMENNAGGFNKPRLEAHIGAAKTVIYLLLHYSIFCLAEIMLLFDIFQRASLWSVFCLVLVYAFAPIQSVILILGNSSLKQAVRRILCPVKQ